From a single Lytechinus variegatus isolate NC3 chromosome 9, Lvar_3.0, whole genome shotgun sequence genomic region:
- the LOC121422123 gene encoding uncharacterized protein LOC121422123, with protein sequence MVVMETRALMLLLLSLILIKGAYSSSRNGIQCHVACQAADDSSLCDSDQYEYSTCTYRTNANTEACKKVRIGRDTFTLTCAENCQEGCDSNGCTECCYTDYCFDRDGRNGTASLVVTWVAMGVTLLASIFVSTY encoded by the exons ATGGTGGTAATGGAGACCAGGGCTCTGATGCTTTTGCTTCTAAGCTTGATCCTGATAAAAG GTGCCTACTCGTCGTCTCGTAATGGTATCCAATGCCATGTAGCGTGCCAAGCAGCTGACGATAGTTCGTTATGCGACAGTGATCAATACGAATACTCCACGTGCACATACCGGACTAACGCGAATACCGAAGCATGCAAG AAAGTGAGGATCGGAAGGGATACTTTTACACTAACCTGTGCCGAAAACTGTCAAGAAGGCTGTGATTCTAATGGCTGTACCGAGTGTTGTTACACTGACTACTGCTTCGACCGGGATGGAAGAAACGGAACTGCGTCACTGGTGGTCACGTGGGTTGCAATGGGCGTAACCCTTTTAGCGAGTATCTTCGTATCCACATATTAG